From Rutidosis leptorrhynchoides isolate AG116_Rl617_1_P2 chromosome 3, CSIRO_AGI_Rlap_v1, whole genome shotgun sequence, a single genomic window includes:
- the LOC139902255 gene encoding uncharacterized protein — protein sequence MSSNNENPDQKEVNMILSITKTTTNRALELIDLLDELSDNEEVEPIPRAPRRYLHRDRQGRAQLLWNDYFSDNPIYPDDYFRNRYRMSKPIFLRICQGILNFSQTPVPPYFTYFTQRRDATGLLGFNIVQKVTSAIRQLAYADSADVFDEYLHMGEQTSYDCLNNFCKCVYHLFGPEYLRKPTAQDVQRLTTKHAQIHGFPGMLGSIDCMHWRWRNCPARWKGHYTRGDHGYPSIMLEALALYDGWIWHDRIIFGNDINWFKQ from the coding sequence ATGAGTTCCAATAACGAAAATCCCGATCAAAAAGAGGTAAATATGATATTATCGATCACGAAGACCACTACGAATCGAGCACTCGAACTAATTGATTTGTTAGATGAATTGAGTGATAACGAAGAAGTAGAACCAATACCACGGGCACCTAGAAGATATTTACATAGAGATCGTCAGGGGCGTGCACAGTTActatggaatgattatttttccgacaatccCATATATCCGGACGATTATTTCCGTAATCGTTATCGAATGAGCAAACCTATATTTCTTCGTATATGTCAAGGTATATTAAACTTTTCTCAGACTCCAGTTCCACCATATTTTACTTATTTTACTCAAAGACGTGATGCAACGGGATTACTTGGTTTTAATATTGTTCAAAAAGTAACATCCGCCATACGTCAACTAGCTTATGCCGATTCGGCCGATGTTTTTGATGAGTATTTGCATATGGGTGAGCAAACCTCATATGATTGTTTAAACAATTTTTGCAAATGTGTTTACCACTTGTTCGGGCCCGAATATTTGAGAAAACCAACTGCACAAGATGTGCAACGTTTGACCACAAAACATGCTCAAATACATGGTTTTCCGGGGATGTTAGgaagtattgattgtatgcattggagaTGGAGAAATTGTCCGGCCCGTTGGAAGGGTCATTATACACGAGGTGACCATGGTTACCCGTCTATTATGCTTGAAGCGCTAGCATTGTACGATGGATGGATTTGGCACGACCGTATTATATTCGGCAATGATATCAACTGGTTCAAACAATGA